One segment of Candidatus Blochmannia ocreatus DNA contains the following:
- the purH gene encoding bifunctional phosphoribosylaminoimidazolecarboxamide formyltransferase/IMP cyclohydrolase: MMKSLLFIRRALISVFEKSNVLKFSHSLNQKGVQLLATGGTAQVLLNFGLPVCKLTEYTKAPEIMNGRIKTLHYKIFAGILSRPALDSSIMHENNIQPIDMVVVNFYTFSSLFFKKNKCSAEQILDCIDIGGPSMVRAAAKNYKNVVVIVDNNDYSRVIEELDDNRGSISLQTRFYLATKAFKYVAAYDSAIADYFDAQIKSDVYIPVVNGKNFEKQSCDAFPKDLNIMNIKFKKKQNMRYGENPHQYSALYVVDLEQRTGSVTTTRQLQGKPLSYNNIIDVDTALECVKLFDQPTCVIIKHANPCGVATSDTTCDAYMKAYQSDPVSAFGGVIAFNRDLDGTTAQMILENQFVEVIVAPNIHVNCIEILSKKQLIRVLECGMLGFSEKFVDFKRVNGGLLVQNYNNSILNIKNLEVVTLRQPTSAEIKDALFCWKVVKFVKSNAVVCGKNCQTIGIGAGQMSRVSAVKIVNDCVNNNGVLLNEHKELVMASDAFFPFSDVIHIAFQMGVSCIIQPGGSIRDKEIIKIADKYNISMIFTHMRHFRH; the protein is encoded by the coding sequence ATGATGAAATCGTTGTTATTTATTCGTCGTGCTTTAATAAGTGTTTTTGAAAAATCTAATGTTTTAAAATTTTCTCATTCTTTAAATCAAAAAGGTGTTCAATTGCTTGCAACCGGTGGTACAGCGCAAGTTTTATTAAATTTTGGTTTACCAGTATGTAAACTTACTGAATATACTAAAGCGCCAGAAATAATGAACGGACGCATTAAAACATTACATTACAAAATATTTGCTGGTATTCTTAGTAGACCAGCATTAGATAGTTCTATTATGCATGAAAATAATATTCAGCCTATTGATATGGTAGTAGTTAATTTTTATACTTTTAGTTCTTTATTTTTTAAAAAAAATAAATGTTCTGCTGAACAAATATTAGATTGCATTGATATTGGTGGACCTAGCATGGTTAGGGCAGCAGCAAAGAATTATAAAAATGTAGTGGTCATAGTGGATAATAATGATTATAGCAGAGTTATAGAAGAATTAGATGATAATCGTGGATCAATAAGTTTACAAACTCGTTTTTATTTAGCTACAAAAGCGTTTAAATATGTCGCTGCATATGATAGTGCAATTGCTGATTATTTTGATGCTCAAATAAAAAGTGATGTTTATATTCCAGTTGTAAATGGAAAAAATTTTGAAAAACAGTCTTGTGATGCTTTTCCGAAAGATTTAAATATTATGAATATTAAATTTAAGAAAAAACAAAATATGCGTTACGGAGAAAATCCACATCAATACTCTGCATTATATGTAGTAGATTTGGAGCAGCGTACTGGATCTGTAACTACCACTCGACAATTGCAAGGAAAACCGTTATCTTATAATAATATTATTGATGTAGATACAGCTTTGGAATGTGTGAAACTATTTGATCAGCCGACTTGTGTCATTATAAAACACGCAAATCCCTGTGGTGTTGCTACATCAGATACAACATGTGATGCTTATATGAAGGCTTATCAATCAGATCCCGTTTCTGCTTTTGGTGGAGTTATTGCATTTAATAGGGATTTAGATGGAACCACAGCACAAATGATTTTAGAAAATCAATTTGTAGAAGTGATTGTTGCTCCAAATATTCATGTAAATTGCATTGAAATTTTGTCTAAAAAACAATTAATACGAGTTTTGGAATGTGGGATGTTAGGTTTTAGTGAAAAATTTGTAGATTTTAAGCGAGTTAATGGTGGATTGTTAGTACAGAATTATAATAATTCTATTTTAAATATAAAAAATTTAGAAGTAGTGACTTTACGTCAACCAACATCTGCAGAAATTAAAGATGCTTTATTTTGTTGGAAAGTAGTTAAATTTGTTAAGTCTAACGCAGTTGTTTGTGGTAAAAATTGTCAGACTATTGGTATTGGTGCAGGGCAGATGAGTCGGGTATCTGCGGTTAAAATAGTTAATGATTGTGTTAATAACAACGGGGTTTTATTAAATGAACACAAAGAATTAGTTATGGCTTCTGATGCGTTTTTCCCTTTTTCTGATGTAATACATATTGCTTTTCAGATGGGTGTTAGTTGTATTATCCAACCAGGAGGTTCTATTAGAGATAAAGAAATTATTAAAATTGCTGATAAATACAATATTTCGATGATTTTTACGCATATGCGGCATTTTAGACATTAA